A genome region from Natronobeatus ordinarius includes the following:
- a CDS encoding Usp family protein → MTVVALVDRSRGEEVVLEAARQAEELETELHVVFVLGLGKLANMELGFSERLGIPTGTDVIEDQCTRIADEVAGTVLEEEAYEAVGLVGVEADELLEYAEAVEADCIVVDGRPGVRTDTFSPFQNTMKALEESEFPIVPVY, encoded by the coding sequence ATGACCGTCGTGGCCCTCGTCGACCGATCCAGGGGCGAGGAGGTCGTCCTCGAGGCTGCCCGTCAGGCCGAGGAGCTCGAGACGGAGCTCCACGTCGTCTTCGTGCTCGGGCTCGGCAAACTCGCGAACATGGAGCTCGGCTTTTCCGAACGGCTGGGGATCCCGACCGGCACGGACGTCATCGAAGACCAGTGCACCAGGATCGCCGACGAGGTCGCGGGAACGGTCCTCGAAGAGGAGGCCTACGAGGCGGTCGGCCTCGTCGGCGTCGAGGCGGACGAACTCCTCGAGTACGCCGAGGCGGTTGAGGCCGACTGTATCGTCGTCGACGGTCGACCGGGAGTACGGACCGACACCTTCAGCCCGTTCCAGAACACGATGAAAGCGCTCGAGGAGAGCGAATTCCCGATCGTCCCCGTCTACTGA
- a CDS encoding M24 family metallopeptidase: protein MTATPFDRREYEDRIDRTKTRMREAGLDALFVTDPANMNYLTGYDGWSFYVHQGVIVSLEHDQPVWVGREMDANGAKATVWIDHEHIRSYSDDHVHSPVGKHPMDYVATVLEELGLENAALGVEMDAAYYTARTHERLQRELPEATLVDADLLVNEVRIVKSDREIEYIEEAVRLSEAAMEAGIDAIGDGVPESEVAAEIYQTLVGGTDELPFGGDYPAIVPLMPSGEHTGTPHLTWTDEPFSAGDPVIIELSGCRHRYHSPLARTAVVGEIPDEMAHVADVVVEGLNAALETAEPGVTCEAVELAWRETIAEHGIEKESRIGYSMGCGYPPDWGEHTASLRPGDETVLEENMTFHLIPGIWLDEFGVEISESFRVTSTGAERFSSFPQKLFSV from the coding sequence ATGACGGCCACTCCATTCGACCGACGCGAGTACGAGGATCGGATCGACCGGACGAAAACACGGATGCGCGAGGCGGGACTCGATGCACTGTTCGTCACCGACCCCGCGAACATGAACTACCTGACGGGGTACGATGGCTGGTCCTTTTACGTCCATCAGGGCGTGATCGTCTCGCTCGAGCACGACCAGCCGGTCTGGGTCGGCCGGGAGATGGACGCCAACGGGGCGAAAGCGACCGTCTGGATCGACCACGAGCACATCCGTTCGTACAGCGACGACCACGTCCACTCACCGGTCGGCAAGCATCCGATGGATTACGTCGCGACCGTGCTCGAGGAGCTGGGCCTCGAGAACGCGGCTCTCGGCGTCGAGATGGACGCCGCCTACTACACGGCTCGAACCCACGAACGGCTCCAGCGTGAGCTCCCGGAGGCGACGCTCGTCGACGCCGACCTGTTGGTGAACGAGGTTCGCATCGTGAAGTCCGATCGCGAGATCGAGTACATCGAGGAGGCCGTCAGGCTCTCGGAGGCGGCGATGGAGGCGGGGATCGACGCCATCGGCGACGGCGTCCCCGAATCCGAGGTCGCCGCCGAGATCTACCAGACGCTCGTCGGCGGCACCGACGAGCTCCCGTTCGGCGGTGACTACCCCGCGATCGTCCCGTTGATGCCGTCGGGCGAGCACACCGGGACGCCACACCTGACGTGGACCGACGAGCCGTTCTCGGCGGGCGATCCCGTCATCATCGAACTCTCGGGCTGTCGCCACCGCTATCACTCCCCACTGGCGCGAACAGCCGTCGTCGGCGAGATCCCAGACGAGATGGCTCACGTCGCGGACGTCGTCGTCGAGGGACTGAACGCCGCACTCGAGACCGCCGAGCCGGGCGTCACCTGCGAGGCGGTCGAGCTGGCCTGGCGGGAGACGATCGCCGAACACGGCATCGAGAAGGAATCGCGCATCGGCTACTCGATGGGCTGTGGCTACCCGCCGGACTGGGGCGAGCACACGGCGAGCCTGCGCCCGGGCGACGAGACGGTGCTCGAGGAGAACATGACGTTTCACCTGATCCCCGGTATCTGGCTCGACGAGTTCGGCGTCGAGATCAGCGAGTCGTTCCGCGTCACGAGCACGGGGGCAGAGCGCTTCTCCTCGTTCCCGCAGAAACTGTTCTCGGTCTAA
- a CDS encoding NAD(P)-dependent oxidoreductase: MSETPDIVVLREGTEGLPTEPYAEALRERLPDHEVVHAPTPRAERELVAEAPIVTGVRIDEELLARAENLELFACAFSGTGHLPMDELADREVVVTNAGGIHAPGLAEGVLGNMLVFARRLHEGWRRKQTPEWRHFQSYELTGSTVTVVGLGSIGQELVKRLEGFDVETIGVRYTPEKGGPTDEVIGFDEDDLHDALARTDYLAIACPLTETTRGLIDEAAFATLPPHAVVVNTARGPIVDTDALVSAIQTNSIRGAALDVTDPEPLPHDHPLWDFENVLITPHTGGHTPKHWDRLADIVAANVHRLEETGSTDDLENVVFAPN; the protein is encoded by the coding sequence ATGAGCGAGACACCAGATATCGTCGTCCTCCGTGAAGGAACCGAAGGACTGCCGACCGAACCGTACGCCGAGGCACTGCGCGAGCGCCTTCCCGACCACGAGGTCGTCCACGCCCCGACGCCGCGGGCCGAGCGCGAACTCGTCGCCGAGGCGCCGATCGTCACCGGGGTCCGCATCGACGAGGAGCTGCTCGCGCGCGCCGAGAACCTCGAGCTGTTCGCCTGCGCGTTCTCGGGGACGGGTCACCTCCCGATGGACGAGCTGGCCGACCGCGAGGTAGTCGTCACGAACGCCGGCGGCATCCACGCGCCGGGACTCGCCGAAGGAGTGCTCGGCAACATGCTCGTCTTCGCCCGGCGGCTCCACGAGGGGTGGCGTCGGAAGCAGACGCCGGAGTGGCGCCACTTCCAGTCGTACGAACTCACGGGCTCGACGGTGACGGTCGTCGGCCTCGGCTCGATCGGCCAGGAACTCGTGAAACGACTCGAGGGCTTCGACGTCGAGACGATCGGCGTCCGCTACACGCCCGAGAAGGGCGGCCCGACCGACGAGGTGATCGGCTTCGACGAGGACGACCTCCACGACGCCCTCGCTCGGACCGACTACCTCGCGATCGCCTGCCCGCTGACGGAGACGACCCGCGGACTGATCGACGAGGCGGCGTTCGCCACCCTCCCGCCGCACGCCGTCGTGGTCAACACCGCTCGCGGTCCGATCGTCGACACCGACGCGCTCGTCTCGGCGATCCAGACCAACAGCATTCGCGGCGCCGCCCTCGACGTCACCGACCCCGAGCCGCTGCCACACGACCACCCGCTGTGGGACTTCGAGAACGTCCTCATCACGCCCCACACCGGCGGCCACACCCCGAAACACTGGGACCGGCTCGCCGACATCGTCGCGGCCAACGTCCACCGCCTCGAGGAGACGGGCTCCACCGACGACCTCGAGAACGTCGTCTTCGCGCCGAACTGA